In Thunnus maccoyii chromosome 3, fThuMac1.1, whole genome shotgun sequence, the following proteins share a genomic window:
- the slc5a8l gene encoding sodium-coupled monocarboxylate transporter 1, with product MTGTGGQVATFSVWDYVVFAGIILAAAGVGLFQAIRGRKETSSAEFLLGGRQMTAVPVAMSLTASFMSGITVIGTPAEAYLYGTAFWLFGFSYTIMSVITAEIFVPLFYRLGITSAYEYLEMRFSRPIRLIGTSMYIVQTVLYTGLVIYAPALALNQITGLDLWGVLVATGAVCIVYCTLGGLKAVIWTDVMQMVVMLAGFVAVIARGAVLQGGLTKIWEDSRQGGRLEAFDFDPDPLRRHTFWTILIGGSVMWVSIYSINQSQVQRYISCKTLGHAKMSLYVNMVGLWVTVSLAVFSGLTMFSIYKNCDPLANGDIGTLDQMLPYLVMDILAAYPGIPGLFVAAAYSGTLSTVSSSINALVAVTVEDFIMPIWKNLTEKQVTWLNMGLSVFFGALCIGMAGVASMMGSVLQAALSVFGMISGPLLGLYLLGMLFRTSNSIGGLVGMIIGLVLTLWVGIGAQLYPPTAEKTVPLPVSTAGCNNTMGQNYTTTAPWTSPVTQQPEFRPDLADSWYSLSYLYFSLLGTLTTMVFGLLVSMMTGGCKQEKLNSDLFVKKRDLVCFRWCSKSEESDTKGKATSDFQMDADKSTLPDSDVTSKDVEKATKL from the exons ATGACTGGTACAGGTGGTCAAGTGGCCACGTTCTCTGTGTGGGATTATGTGGTGTTTGCTGGAATAATTTTGGCGGCTGCTGGAGTTGGCCTTTTCCAGGCCATCCGGGGCCGTAAGGAGACCAGCAGCGCTGAGTTCTTGTTGGGTGGACGGCAAATGACAGCTGTACCAGTTGCCATGTCGCTCACTGCCAGCTTCATGTCTGGCATCACAGTCATCGGCACACCTGCTGAGGCCTACCTTTATGGAACTGCCTTCTGGCTCTTCGGCTTCTCCTACACCATCATGTCTGTTATCACTGCAGAGATCTTTGTCCCCCTTTTCTACCGACTGGGGATCACCAGCGCCTATGAG TACCTGGAGATGCGTTTCAGTCGGCCCATTCGGTTGATCGGGACATCGATGTACATTGTGCAGACG GTCCTGTACACAGGTTTGGTCATCTATGCTCCAGCTCTTGCACTAAATCAAA TCACTGGACTTGATCTATGGGGAGTGCTGGTGGCTACAGGAGCAGTGTGCATCGTCTACTGCACTTTG GGTGGCCTGAAAGCAGTAATCTGGACAGATGTGATGCAGATGGTGGTCATGCTGGCAGGTTTTGTGGCTGTTATAGCTAGAGGAGCTGTACTGCAGGGAGGCCTGACGAAGATTTGGGAAGACTCCCGCCAAGGAGGCAGACTCGAGGCGTTTGA TTTTGACCCAGATCCACTGAGGCGACATACTTTCTGGACCATTCTTATTGGTGGGAGCGTGATGTGGGTGTCTATCTATTCAATCAACCAGTCCCAGGTGCAGCGCTACATCTCCTGCAAAACCTTGGGGCACGCCAAAAT GTCTTTGTATGTGAACATGGTTGGCTTGTGGGTAACTGTGAGTCTGGCTGTATTTTCTGGCCTCACCATGTTCTCCATTTACAAGAACTGTGACCCACTTGCAAATGGTGATATAGGTACTCTTGACCAG ATGCTTCCCTACCTTGTAATGGACATTCTGGCAGCCTACCCAGGAATCCCTGGCTTGTTTGTGGCTGCTGCATATAGTGGGACCCTGAG CACTGTGTCTTCCAGCATCAATGCCCTAGTCGCTGTCACTGTGGAAGACTTTATTATGCCTATATGGAAAAACCTCACAGAGAAACAAGTGACCTGGCTGAACATGGGCCTGA GTGTATTCTTCGGTGCCCTGTGTATTGGGATGGCCGGAGTTGCCTCAATGATGGGAAGCGTTCTGCAG GCAGCTCTGTCCGTATTTGGTATGATCAGTGGGCCTCTTCTCGGTCTTTACCTATTAGGCATGCTCTTTCGCACATCAAATTCAATA GGAGGACTTGTGGGAATGATCATTGGTCTGGTGTTGACTCTGTGGGTGGGGATTGGAGCCCAGCTTTACCCACCAACAGCTGAAAAGACAGTCCCTCTCCCAGTCAGCACTGCAGGCTGCAACAACACAATGGGCCAGAACTACACCACAACAGCTCCCTGGACCAGTCCAGTGACCCAGCAGCCCGA ATTCAGGCCAGATCTAGCAGACTCCTGGTACTCTCTGTCATACCTCTACTTCTCTCTGTTGGGCACACTGACCACAATGGTGTTTGGCCTCCTGGTGAGCATGATGACAG GTGGTTGCAAGCAAGAGAAGCTAAACTCAGATCTGTTTGTGAAGAAGAGAGACCTGGTCTGTTTCAGGTGGTGCAGCAAATCAGAG GAATCAGACACCAAAGGAAAGGCTACATCAGACTTTCAAATGGATGCTGACAAGTCAACATTACCAGACTCTGATGTAACAAGTAAAGATGTTGAAAAAGCTACCAAACTGTAA
- the tshba gene encoding thyroid stimulating hormone subunit beta a, with product MTDTAVFTCWLLFLLFSPAVPMCLPTDFTLYVEKPECDFCVAINTTICMGFCYSRDSNMRDILGPRFLIQKGCTYDKVEYRTAILPGCPINANPVFTYPVALSCHCGACRTDSDECAHRTSVDGARCTKPVRRIYPYPGQSNYVMPF from the exons ATGACTGATACTGCAGTGTTCACCTGCTGGCTCCTTTTTCTGCTGTTCAGCCCAGCTGTTCCCATGTGTTTACCCACTGATTTCACCCTGTATGTGGAGAAGCCAGAGTGTGATTTCTGTGTGGCAATCAACACCACTATTTGCATGGGATTTTGCTACTCGAGG GACAGCAATATGAGGGATATACTCGGCCCGCGCTTCCTCATCCAGAAAGGTTGTACCTATGACAAGGTGGAGTACCGCACAGCCATACTGCCCGGCTGTCCTATCAACGCCAACCCTGTCTTCACCTACCCCGTGGCCCTCAGCTGCCACTGTGGTGCCTGCAGGACTGACAGCGATGAGTGCGCCCACAGGACCAGTGTGGACGGAGCTAGATGTACCAAACCAGTTAGACGTATCTACCCATACCCTGGCCAAAGCAACTACGTCATGCCCTTCTGA
- the slc25a55a gene encoding solute carrier family 25 member 55a has translation MSQQQISLPAKLINGGIAGIVGVTCVFPIDLAKTRLQNQRRGQQVYKSMMDCLVKTVRSEGYFGMYRGAAVNLTLVTPEKAIKLAANDLFRHHLAKDGKGLTVVKEMLAGCGAGMCQVIVTTPMEMLKIQLQDAGRLAAQQQKPVMMSPTKLVATNTMLSRSYNSGTVVTPPRAVSATQIAKELLHTQGIQGLYKGLGATLMRDVPFSVIYFPLFANLNRLGKPSPEESSPFYWAFLSGCAAGSTAAVAVNPCDVVKTRLQSLNKGSSEESYKGVVDCISKIMQKEGPSAFLKGAGCRALVIAPLFGIAQVMYFVGVGEYILDNSPLSLLSA, from the exons ATGTCTCAGCAGCAGATCAG TCTCCCAGCCAAGCTCATTAACGGCGGTATCGCTGGCATCGTTGGTGTTACTTGTGTGTTCCCCATTGACTTGGCAAAGACCAGGTTGCAGAATCAGAGACGAGGTCAGCAGGTCTACAAGAGCAT GATGGACTGCCTTGTCAAAACAGTTCGATCAGAGGGCTACTTTGGAATGTACAGAG gtgCTGCTGTAAATTTGACCCTGGTTACCCCTGAGAAGGCAATCAAGTTGGCTGCTAATGACTTGTTCCGCCATCACCTTGCCAAAGATGG AAAGGGCCTGACAGTGGTTAAAGAGATGCTGGCTGGTTGTGGTGCTGGTATGTGCCAAGTCATTGTCACCACCCCAATGGAAATGCTGAAGATACAGCTACAGGATGCCGGCAGACTTG CGGCTCAGCAGCAAAAGCCAGTCATGATGTCTCCCACCAAGCTTGTGGCCACCAACACCATGCTCAGTCGCTCCTACAACTCCGGCACGGTGGTCACACCACCTCGAGCTGTGTCGGCTACACAGATAGCAAAGGAACTTCTCCACACTCAGGGCATCCAGGGGCTCTACAAAGGTCTGGGAGCAACACTGATGag gGACGTTCCCTTTTCTGTCATCTACTTCCCGTTGTTTGCCAACCTGAACCGCCTAGGCAAACCCAGTCCTGAGGAGTCCTCACCCTTCTACTGGGCTTTCCTCTCAGGCTGTGCAGCCGGATCTACCGCTGCAGTGGCTGTGAACCCATGTGATG TGGTGAAGACCAGACTGCAGTCACTGAACAAAGGGTCCAGTGAGGAGTCTTACAAAGGAGTTGTGGATTGTATAAG TAAAATAATGCAGAAGGAGGGACCCTCTGCCTTCCTGAAAGGTGCCGGCTGCCGAGCTCTGGTCATCGCACCTCTGTTTGGCATCGCGCAGGTTATGTACTTTGTTGGTGTTGGAGAATATATCCTGGACAACTCACCTCTAAGCCTCCTGTCAGCATGA